ACCGCCAGGCTGCATCACCGTGCTTCTTCACCCCGGCGGGATCTGACCCCACCGTgctttgaagtgtgtgtgtgtgtgtgcgcgcgcgcgcgtatGTTTCGGTCTGCCGATTCACACTCATGTCCAGCTGGTGGCGCTAACGTTCTTTCCTGAGTTGCCGACCGCCGCAAAACTCCacaaatgaagaagaagaaggtcgTGTGAAGATTAGCTTTGCGTTTAGCTTTTCACGTTTGTCTTTAAAGTTAAGTTTTAGTTTGAAGCTTTAAGACAGTTTCCACGCACACGGAGGTAAGatctctgctgctgctgctgtagtgCCGttgagacagatttttttttttttttttgatggtctGTTCCGTGccaaacagtaaaataaatgttttgaagTCTGTTTGTCTCTGAACTATAACTTTTCATCGGGGAAGAAGATTCCAGTTTAAGAAAAACCCgtaaaatgagtgagtgagtgagtgaacagTCTCTTTACATTAAAACTCAAAAAACATCAACGCTGTCATCTTTTGACTCGCCAAATTCAAAGATCATGATGATGATAAGTCTCTTCACTTTAGGTgaactattttattttttcttttaaatgtgaaCTGTTGTACCAGATCAGTTCTAAACGTTTGTAATGTAATATCCTGTAGGcgtgtctgccccctgctggacggGTGATGGATTAACAGCAGCTGTGACAGACAGGAACTGATATGAATTTTGGGTTatctgttcatatttttgttttttgtcctatTAAAGTCCTTTTTTGTACCTTAAtcatgttccttgtcagctgacatCCATTGAAAAGTTTAGTTTGAGCAGGAATAGCTCAGTGGCGTGAGCTGCCAACGAATGTCGCGTTCCtcccctgaaaacaaagactgtatgCCCAAGACTCAGCCAAAGTCAACCATACATGAAGCCACATGTGTCCTCTGTCCTGTAGTCATGGCGTCTATGTCCAGCTATGCTGTGCGCATGGCCCGGCTGAGTGCGCAGATCTTTGGTGAAGTCGCCCATCCGACGGACTCCAGGTCCATGAAGGTGGTCCAGCTTTTCCGAGAGCCTCCCCTGGCCAGGAGGAAGGAGGTGTACGACTGGTACCCACAGCACCGGGTCTACTACATCCTCACCCAGAAGCTGAGGTTCATGGGACTCTTCAGGTACTCGCCATCCAAGTTGATTCAGCTTAAGAATGTAAGGGGCTGTGAAAGCTTTTGAAGTAGTCTGGACTTCAGGCCTGATGGCTGTGCTGACTGGTTCTCCTCAGTCTGTCAACTTTGGCAActcaacaatgtttttttttgtttgttttgttttttactgaagattcatatcttgataggcaaCAACTGATTCaaagttcaaggtcaaagtcctgtcagaagtggcttttcataagttaaaatatagatcgaaagggcttttcaatgttaaaatcagatgtctgctaaatccacaatatggatcagatgcagatcaaacttaatcTGTTCATTCAgcatgccagtttgcacctcattgtcacaaatgagtgactgaggcacctttgagatataatgcaaaatgtgcaccaaatgggcttttaaatattaaattcaaacgtctacaaaatccacaatccagttcagatatggatcaaactttgtcaggtgatagtgagtgtcagtctgcacctcaccttcaaataggagagtgactggggcacatttgattaagatataatgtaacatacacattaacctcttaaaccctagagtccccaaatttggggacttgccctgttttggaacatttgaacactcataactaaccaatgctgacaccaacatacacttattatacatcaaaatgtcaagcgaagtctcctctacaaaagtatccacttcaatcacatatcaactaaccacagctgaaacgccaagcaaataaagacataaatcagaattcatttttgggaaaaaagaacctcatttactcctaccaagtattatttacttttaattcttttgcatccacaacatcccctaggacctgtcttttagctgatccaaacttgggcatttttgaccttgtacaagctgagataTGAATCATGATGTATGGGTGTGtgagtttggtgaaataggctctagggcttaagaggttaaatggggttttcaatattaaatttaaatgtccaaatAATGCAcagtccggatcagatccggatcaaactttgtcagtcgataaaggataccatcctacataacactttcaaatatgaaagaaatgtgatctttctggacagagttatgaatttttgaatgtTAAAGAATAGGGATTTTTCCTAACGTTGCCCTTTCACCTATGACTTTTAAAACtttttgcctatcaggatgtgaatcctctgtaaattttcataagGATACATGAataattgtgggttccaggctgttcactacTTCGTAATAAGTTGTGAGGAATCTGAATGTTTTGACTATTTGCACATAATCCTATTAAAGGGTGTCTCTCTCAGTAAAACATTTTAAGTCATATGTTAAGTGTTTCTAATTTCTTTTTTGTCCATACACCCACTAAAATGTTGAAGGATTTTGAAGGATGCCCAAGAACAAGATAAAGTGATATAGCAATAATAGATGGTGATAGTAGAGGCAAGAAATTCAACTACTTTCACCCCTGCACACGACTGACTGTTGGCATCAGGGGggctaatttaatttaacctttatttaaccaggttagtcccattgagatcaagacctcttttacaaggaagacctggacaattataaaatttccagtccacctaacctgtatgtctttgaatgtgggaggaagccggagcacccggaggaaacacacacacatgagagcacgcaaactccacacagaacacaagtgggaatcgatcccacgacaAAGTGGAGTCCACCACCCGCAGGCTGGGAGTCCATCAGGAGCTGCACCTGACACGTGTGGGGAGAGGAGGGTATGTGGTGAGGGCGGTCTGCATATGTCTTTATATTATGGTAATGTGAGAGAAGGTCACCTGAACCAGCGGACCGGAGGTTGATCTTGGTAAAAAAGATCATTACTGAAGGGGTCATATAGTGCGAAACTAGTAGTACTGTAATCTGACAACAGCCACTGACCAGGAAGTGAAAAATACTGTGATTTAGTCCCTTTTTCAGGTCCTTCTGAAGGAAAGTGTTTGCAGTGTAAAGcttatattttgtattttttcactTTGGGCCCATAATCTACAAAATCTGAACATAGAGCTGGTCTAAGTCACGTGTTGACTTGATGTGGTGTGACCTGAGCCTAACTCCTGTTTCTGTTCTTCCCTTTGTGAACTCGCTGACTGAAGCTTCATCTTTCTTCCTCAGAGATGAGCATGAAGACTTTAAGGACGAGATGCGTCGCCTGCGGAAACTTCGAGGCAAAGGGAAGCCAAAGAAGGGAGAAGGGAAGCGAGCCGCCAAGAAGCATTGACTCTTGAGAGATAGATATTTAAACAATTCATCCTTTTCATAACAGTTTCAACAAATGACCCCTTAGCCCTGAAAATATTCCAACGCTCCACTGTTCAAAGGGCCGAAACACTACCCTATCTGAGGCTGTGTCCCAAATCATGGTCTCTGCCCTTTGAAGGcctgtgtcccagttcagggtcTCTGCTCTTTGAAGGcctgtgtcccagttcagggtcTCTGCTCTTTGAAGGcctgtgtcccagttcagggtcTCTGCTCTTTGAAGGcctgtgtcccagttcagggtcTCTGCCCTTTGAAggcctgtgtcccaattcagggtctcTGCTCTTTGAAGGcctgtgtcccagttcagggtcTCTGCTCTTTGAAGGcctgtgtcccagttcagggtcTCTGCTCTTTGAAGGcctgtgtcccagttcagggtcTCTGCTCTTTGAAGGCCTGTGACCCAATTCAGGGTCTCTGCTCTTTGAAGGCCTGTGTCCCAATTCGGGGTCGCCGCCCTTTGAAGGCCTGTGTCCCAATTCGGGGTCGCCGCCCTTTGAAGGCCTGTGTCCCAATTCGGGGTCGCCGCCCTTTGAAGGCCTGTGTCCCAATTCGGGGTCGCCGCCCTTTGAAGGCCTGTGTCCCAATTCGGGGTCGCCGCCCTTTGAAGGCCTGTGTCCCAAATcaggtagagtccctttattcagataGTAGTGCCAAAAAACAGTCACGTgactcttggttccaaaataacattggctgttaatgtgtctattatgtgagctattttatttattgattctcTAAAAATGTCGGGTTGTgcgtttggaggcacaaatagacacaacaagcaCTTCAAGATGttaagattcccttcagatctgaacagaagaaacatttgggaaaataaagtcagtgtgGGATGGaaacgacttcatcatcaaagctttgagaggtaaatttattgttcagtcccatgtccagtaaaactcacctaaaccgtcatcgtataaaccagatattcacagtcaccggacaaaaaagtcccaaagtttttgtattttctatgtaataaacaccgtatataacaacGGATTTGTTCTGTCCAATCGtcttgtatttccattaaacccctcatgTGGAACCGAAGTCTTTCCTGTGATTTAAAgctcgaccgtttatttttttacactcagcctgacgtgcacctgttaaatcagacataaAATGCTGCGATTTgaaacttttctgctttcactctttcctctcatattgtAATAGTTTTTGCAGCACGCATACTGGTTACATTTCAGGATCACACAGGTTtgacagaaaagtctgcaaatttacaacaGTCAGAAAAAAGGAAATTGTCCAGCTTCATAtcaggagttacagagctgcagaagcataaatcaggctttaaattcattaaagAAATCGTCAtagattgtaaatttgatagtttaactattttttatatttgttttgatagcacctgtacctggatgtgtttctgtatgtggttaaatgataaaaaagttgaaaacataaaaggttcattcagtagttcagcacagttggaaccaaaatggtgccgtgttctgagttgacgccgctCTCTGAATAAACAGACTAAATTCAGGGTCTCTGCCCTTTGTAGATCAGCGTCCCAGTTCAGGGTCTCTGCCCTTTGAAGGTCAGCGTCCCAGTTCAGGGTCTCTGCCTTTTGAAGATCAGCGTCCCAGTTCAGGGTCTCTGCCTTTTGAAGATCAGCGTCCCAGTTCAGGGTCTCTGCCCTTTGTAGATCAGCGTCCCAGTTCAGGGTCTCTGCCTTTTGAAGGTCAGCGTCCCAGTTCAGGGTCTCTGCCCTTTGTAGGTCAGCGTCCCAGTTCAGGGTCTCTGCCTTTTGAAGGTCAGCGTCCCAGTTCAGGGTCTCTGCCCTTTGTAGATTCAGCGTCCCAGTTCAGGGTCTCTGCCTTTTGAAGGTCAGCGTCCCAGTTCAGGGTCTCTGCCCTTTGAAGGT
The window above is part of the Thalassophryne amazonica chromosome 22, fThaAma1.1, whole genome shotgun sequence genome. Proteins encoded here:
- the mrps33 gene encoding 28S ribosomal protein S33, mitochondrial; translation: MASMSSYAVRMARLSAQIFGEVAHPTDSRSMKVVQLFREPPLARRKEVYDWYPQHRVYYILTQKLRFMGLFRDEHEDFKDEMRRLRKLRGKGKPKKGEGKRAAKKH